The Numida meleagris isolate 19003 breed g44 Domestic line chromosome 12, NumMel1.0, whole genome shotgun sequence genome includes a window with the following:
- the MRPL22 gene encoding 39S ribosomal protein L22, mitochondrial, with translation MAAWCAGGAGSAWVRGLLGWARPERWFAAGSVFPLSCIHTSTSLQKLGKWEKKNRIVYPPQLPGEPRRPAEIYHCRREIKYSKDKMWYLAKLIKGMSIDQALAQLEFNDKKGAKVIKEVLLEAQEMAVRKHNVEFKSNLHIAESLAGKGHYTKRIRYHGKGMYGIMKIVKCHYFVKLVEGPPPPPEPRKTGFDQAKEYVQQLRNRTLVHTL, from the exons ATGGCGGCGTGGTGTGCGGGAGGTGCGG GTAGCGCCTGGGTTCGGGGGCTCCTTGGCTGGGCGCGGCCGGAGAG GTGGTTTGCAGCTGGTAGTGTTTTCCCGCTGTCGTGCATCCACACAAGTACATCCCTGCAGAAACTTGGgaagtgggagaaaaagaacaggatTGTCTACCCTCCCCAGCTGCCTGGGGAACCTCGCAGACCAGCT GAAATATATCATTGTCGGAGGGAAATAAAGTACAGCAAAGATAAGATGTGGTATCTGGCAAAACTG ATTAAAGGAATGTCCATTGACCAAGCTCTTGCTCAGTTGGAATTTAATGATAAAAAGGGAGCAAAGGTGATCAAAGAG GTTCTGTTAGAGGCTCAGGAAATGGCAGTAAGAAAACACAATGTGGAATTCAAATCAAATTTACATATag ctgagTCACTGGCAGGCAAAGGCCACTATACAAAGCGGATCCGTTACCATGGGAAAGGCATGTATGGCATCATGAAAATCGTCAAGTGCCACTACTTTGTGAAGTTGGTGGAaggtcctcctcctcctccagagcCACGAAAGACTGGTTTTGACCAAGCAAAAGAATACGTGCAACAGCTGCGCAATAGAACCCTTGTTCATACACTGTGA